The Psychroflexus sp. ALD_RP9 region CAAGCAGTTAGTTGTACATGAAGCGTTTGAAACTACAGTATCTTGAGCTGTAACATCTTCATGATTAACACCCATAACAAACATAGGAGCTGTTTTAGAAGGTGCTGAAATCACCACTTTTTTTGCGCCTGCTTCTAGGTGTGCAGAAGCATTATCTTTTTCTTTAAAAATTCCTGTACAATCAAGAATAATATCTGCTTTAACAGCGTCCCACTTTAAATCAGCTGGGTTTTTCTCGGCTGTAACACGAATCGTTTTACCGTCAACTAATAAATGACCGTCTTTAACTTCAACAGATTTATTAAATTTACCATGAACTGAATCGTATTTTAGCATGTAGGCTAAATGATCAACATCAAGCAAATCATTAATCCCTACTATTTCAATGTTTTCATTTTCGGAAGCAATTCTGAACGCAAGGCGGCCAATTCTTCCAAATCCGTTAATTCCAATTTTTGTTTTCATAAATTAAAAATTTTGTGCCTGATTACTCAATCTAGGTTGAGACTATATCGGCAACTCTTATTAAATCGTTATCAATTGTTTTTTTGCCGTTGATGGCTATTTCAAAAGGTACGTGTACTATTTTTTTATGGCTTACTCCTACCATAATGTTACTTTTGCTATCTATTAAAGCATCTACAGCTGCAACACCAAGTCGGCTTGCTAGAACCCTATCATAACAACTTGGTGAACCACCACGTTGAATGTGTCCTAAAACAGTAACTTTAACCTCGTATTCTGGTAAGTTGTTTTGTATAAAGCCTGCTAGTTTAGTAATATTTTTACCGATTTGGTCGCCTTCAGCAACAACAACAATACTCGAGGTTTTACCTGAAGTTCTACTTTTTCTTAAAGATTCTAAAAGACGGTCTGTACCAAGATCTTCTTCGGGTATTAAAATCTCTTCTGCGCCAGCTCCTACGCCACTATTTAAAGCAATATCACCAGCATCACGCCCCATAACTTCAACTAAAAACAAGCGATCGTGAGAGCTTGCAGTGTCTCTTATTTTATCAATAGCCTCAACAACAGTATTTAGAGCTGTATCATAACCAATTGTAAAATCAGTACCATTAATATCATTATCAATAGTTCCTGGTATACCAATTACTGGCATATCAAATTCATTACTAAATATTGAAGCACCTGTAAAAGTTCCATCTCCGCCAATAACCACTAAAGCATCTACATCTCTATTTTTTAAATTTTGATAGGCTTTTTTACGTCCTTCAGCTTCTCTAAAATCTTTTGAACGAGCTGACTTTAAAAAAGTACCTCCGCGATTAATAATATTTTTAACAGAACGCGCATCAAGGTCTATAAAGTCATTTTCTATTAATCCTTGAAAGCCTCGGTATACACCGACACATTTTAGGTTTTGATAAGTTGTATTACGCACTACTGCTCTAATGGCAGCATTCATTCCAGGTGAATCTCCACCTGAAGTTAATACGGCAATTTTGTTAAGTTTTGTATTCATTATTTCAAATTTAACTTAAATAAATTTTCTAACCTAACCATAGACTCTTCTAAAACGTTTGCGGTTGATAACTATTTAATATTTAACTAATAAAAGCTTAATTTTTTAAGGTTTTAATAAAATTCGATATTCCCATGGCTCAAAATCTTGCAAATCCTCAGAATTTAATGAAATAATTTTATCTGTCATCGCATTTTTATATTCGCCATTAATTTCAACTGAAAATGATTTTGGCTCATCACTCATATTGGCTATAAAAATTAATTCAGAATTATGCTTAAATCGCTTAAAAGCTAAAATGCTTTTATTTTTAGATGTTTTAATTCGCTGATAGTTAGCTGCTTCTTTTGCACCATCTAGGGCGTCTATGGTGTTTTTTAGTTTTCCTAATTTTTCTAAAACTGGCCAAACTTTTGCTTTGACTTTTGGTATGCTATCTTTTTCAAAAAACTTTAGACGCTTGTTCATGTCATATTCCTGACCGCTGTAAATTAACGGCATACCTGGTAAGGTATATGAAAAAGCTAACATAGTTTCTGAGGCATTTCCAAGGCGTTCTTTTACTGTTCCATTCCATGAATTTTCATCGTGGTTGGTTATGAAGTTCATCAAATAGTCATCTTTTTGGTAAGTCGTGTCAATTTTTTTCATGTAGTTATCCCAATCGCTAACGTTCATTTTACCTTGGGCTATTTCATTCATAATATGATGTCCTTCCCAATTGTAACCCATATCAAAAGCTTCATAAAACAGATCTTTATCCTCACTTTCGGCTAACATAAAAACAGGTTTAATGGCTTTAAGTTTTGGTACAATTTGGTTCCAATAATCAGTAGGCACATTTCCTGCCACATCACATCTAAAACCGTCTATATTATGTTCTTTTACCCAATATAACATTTCAGCATTCATAGCTTTCCATAATTCTTTATTTTCATAGTTTAGGTGAGCAACGTCAGTCCAACCCCAAGATTCGCCTGTGTCAGGATTAATAGGGTCTGTAACATTACCATCTTTGTCTTTATGATAATATTCTGGGTGTTGCTCAATCCATTCATGATCCCAACCTGTATGATTAGCTACCCAATCTAAAATAACATACATACCGTTTTCGTGAGCTGTATTAACTAACTCATCAAAATCTTTTTTTGTGCCATAATTTGAATTTACAGCGGTATAATCTGAAATTGCATAGTAGCTGCCTAAATATTTCTTTTTTTCTTCTGGATCTTTTATATCTTCGATCGAAAGGTCTCCTGTTGCCTTTCGGTTTTTCATAGAAATTGGGTAAACCGGCATTAACCAAATTACTTTTACGCCAAGTTGCTTTAATTGTGGGATGTCTTTCGTAAAAGCATCAAAAGTACCTTCTGGTGAATATTGACGAATATTAGCTTCATAAATAACCGAATTTGCCAAAACTTCATTTGAAACAGGCTGAATAATTGATTTTTTTTCTTGGTTTTGATTATCTTGTTTAGGAGCTTCATTACAGGCTAAAAACAAAACTGAACAACAAACAAGAAGACTTAAAAACTTTATATTTTTCATATTGATTTATTTTTTGAGTTTAATTTTAAAAAGTGTTATTCTTTAGTTGTGAACATTGAGAATCCTGGTTTCAGTTGAAGTTGTTTCGTCCAATTAAAACTTGTATTTTCAAGAACATCTTGAAACTGAAATCCATTTACATTTAATTCTTCAAATTTTGACAGGTCTAATGAACGAGACTCTTCATTAGTATTTAGAAATACAGCAACAACTTCGTTTTGATGGATTCTAAAAATAGGATAAATACCATCAAAGGGAGCAAAATGAACCATTTTGCCTTCTAAAATAGCTTCTGAAGTTTTTCTAAAATTCAAAATTGTTTTTAAAAAGCGTTGAAAGTCTAACTGGTTGTCTGATAAGTTTTTTCGTGTAAAGGCATTTTGAAAATCTCCTTTCCAACCACCTGGAAAATCAGTTCTTATAAGTCCATGATCACCTGGCTTATCTGAATTTTCCATCAAAATTTCAGTACCATAATAAATTTGTGGTGTTCTTGGCAAACTTAAAATTAAGCCTACGGCCATTTTGGTTTTATCAATATCTTGATTTAGCTGTGTAAAGATCCGATCCATATCATGGTTATCTGGAAAAATCATAACATCTTTTGGTCTTGGATAGTAAAAATCATTAGCTAAAGTCTCATAAATTTTCACAAGTCCATTTCCCCAACCATCATTACCTTCATTTAAAGCTTGAACAATTTTCATTTGCATTGGAAAATCCATAACAGACCGCAAATTAGAGTTATAGCCATCGTTATTATTTTGTCCTTGCTGCCAATACCCAACAACTAATTGGTCTGTAGACCATTCTTCACCAACGATATTGAAATTAGGATATTCTGTCATGATTGCTCCTGCCCAATTAGACATGAATTCTTTATTGGGATAAGGATAAGTATCTTGCCTAATTCCATGAAGTTGAAGTGTTTCTACCCACCAAATGCTATTTTGAATAATATACTTTGCTAGAAAAGGATTTTTTTGATTTAAATCTGGCATAGAAGGCACAAACCAACCTTCATGCATAATTTTAGAATCTAAATTAGAAGCATAAGGATCTTGGTTAGTTGTTCTTCGGTGATTTGAAGTTGGTAATTCTTTTTTTGATTGGTAAACATCTTGAAAATTTAACCAATCTTCAAAAGGTAAATCATGCATCCACCAATGTTCGCTACCGCAATGGTTGGCAACCATATCCATTATTAAGCCTATCCCTTTTTTTGAAGCCTTTTGTGATAATTCTTTGTAAAGTTTTAAGCTACCAAATCTAGGATCAACTTCATAAAAATCTGTAATCGCGTAACCATGATAAGATGAAGACTCCATATCATTTGTAAGTAAAGGACTTGACCAAATACTTGTAAAACCCATATCAGAAATATAATCAAGGTGATTAATAATTCCCTGAATATCACCACCATGACGAGCATAATTATTATCTCGATTAACAACTGTTTCACGCATATCATTAACAACGTCGTTCTTGGTGTTTCCATTAGCAAAACGATCAGGTGTAATTAAGTAGATAGCATCAGTATGGTTAAATCCTACAAAGTCTTCAGCTGGTTTCTCTCTAGATTGTAATTCGAAGTCAAAAACTAAATTTTTAGTGCCCTTTTTAATAAATTGAATTTCAATAGAGCCAGGACTTGCATTTTCTGAAATTAAAAGATCAATAAATAGATAATTAGGACTATCTGCAGTGTAAATCTTTGTTATTTCAACCCCATCGTAATTTAACTTAGGCTCATAAGTTGAAATTTCTTCAGCATGAACTAATAGTTGAATGTTATTCATTTTCATACCAATCCACCAGTTTGGTGGTTCTACCCGTAAGTTTTGAGCTTTTAATTGAAACGAAAACAAACTAAAAGCAAAAAAACAACAAAAGCTAAATTTCAAAAATGCTAAGCGCGTTTTATATTCCATAATTTTATTTTTCAATAATACTTATTGCAAAACCACCGCCTGAAGCTGATTTCAATTTCAAGGTAGATTTGCTATTTACTTCTTTAGTGAAAATCTTATAAGCCTGAGGATTCGTTTTATAATGGGCATTTTTTGCATCAGTATAAATTTTGGCTTCATAAGTTTTACCGTCTTCTAAAAAATCTAGTTTTAAGCTTGTTTTTCTTGGATTTATGCCATTAACATTACCAACAAACCAGCTCGAAGTGTTTTTAGCTTTTCTAGCAACAGTAATGTATTCACCTGGTTCAGCTTCAATATAATGACTTTCTTCCCAATCTACAGGAACGTCTTTAATAAACTGAAAGGCATCCATAAAGCGTTTGTAATTTTCAGGTAAATCAGCTGCCATCTGTAATGGACTATACATGGTAACATACAAAGCTAACTGATTGGCAATGGTAGAATTAACATGTGAGTTATTGTTAGGATTTAGCTTACTAATATCCATTTCGAAAATACCTGGTGTATAATCCATTGGTCCGCCAATTAATCGGGTAAAAGGCAGTATAGTAACATGGTTTGGTTTAGAACCGCCAAAGGCCTGAAACTCTGTACCTCTAGCCGATTCATTGCCAATTAAATTTGGATAGGTTCTTCTAAGTCCTGTTGGCCTGACTGCTTCATGAGCATTAACCATAATCTTATAGTCGGCAGCTTTTTTTACGGCATATAAGTAATGATTAATCGCCCATTGACCATAATGATGCTCACCTCGTGGAATAATGTCTCCAACATAACCACTTTTCACAGAGGTATAACCATATTTATTCATGAATTGATAAGCTGTGTCTAAGTGACGCTCATAGTTTCTAATCGCTCCAGATGTTTCATGATGCATCATCATCTTTATATTTTTTGAAGCCGCGTAGTTCTGAATTTCAACGACATCAAAATCTGGATAAGGTGTAACAAAATCAAAGACATAGTCTTTTGAGTGTCCAAACCAGTCTTCCCAACCTTCATTCCAACCTTCAACTAGTAAAGCATCAAAACCATGTTTAGATGCAAAGTCTATATATTCTTTTACATGCGCTGTGTTTGCTGCGTGTGTTCCATTTGGTTTGGCTTTTGTGTAATCGGTTTCACCTAACTTAACCGAAGGTAAATCATCAGTGTAATTCCAACTGCTTTTACCGGTAATCATTTCCCACCAAACACCCATATATTTTATAGGTTTTATCCAAGAGGTGTCATCAATCTTGTTGGGCTCATTTAAATTTAAACTCATGTTTGAAGCTAAGATATCAGTAGCATCATCACTTACCATAATGGTTCTCCAAGGAGAAACAGCAGGCGCTTGTAAATAAGCTTTATTACCTATTGCATCTGGCGTTAACCAGGATTTAAAGGTTAATGTAGATTCATCTAAATTTAAATTCATTAATGAATATTCTTTCAGAGCTGCTTCATGTAAATTAATGTAAAGCCCATTAGAAGTTTTCATCATCAGCGAGGTTTGAACACCAGTTTTAGAAAATTGCTCTTGAGATGCATTTCCAGTTAAAGCTTCATCAAATAATTCATTAATTTCTGAAAGTTTTGATGTGGTATAATCATATTCTTGCGTATCATAATCACCTGGAATCCAAAAAGCAGTGTGATCATCTGTCATTGCAAATTCAGTATGCTCTTCTTTAATAACAAAATAGGTCAATTTTTCTTGCTTTGGGAATTCATAGCGAAAACCTAAACCTTCATTAAACAGTCTAAAACGAATAATGATGTACCTATCTTTAGAATTTTGCATTAAAGTAACAGCCATTTCATTGTAATGATTTCTAATACTAGATTGTTCGCCCCAAACTGGCGACCAGGTTTCATCGAAAGTAGATGTCGAAATATCAGTTATTTCAAAAGCGTTTAATAGTGATGTATCATCATTGACTAATTCTAACCCAAGCTTACTTTCGGCAATAACAGTTTTGCCTTTGTAATCTAAGGTGTAAGTTGGTGTTCCATCTTTTTTAAGCTCAAACTTCAATTGAAGTTCGGTATCGGGTGAAGACAAGTTTTGCGCATGTATATTAACAGAAGTTATCAGGATTAAAAAACTTATAAAAATTGTTTCCAATGTTGTATGATTTTAAAAATTATTCGACTTCAGAAGTTTTATTAAATTGATTTTATAAGATGAAGTTTATAAAAAATTAAGCACTTACAGTTTCAGATTGAATAGTTCTAGATTTACCATTAACCACAACTTGTAGTTGTTCTGATCCTTTTAATTTAAAATCTACATCAGATTTTGAAACTGTAACCGTTAAAATCTGATTTCTAAAATTCACTTTGAATGAATAAGAATCCCATTGAGATGGAATTTTAGGTGCAAAATGAAGCAGATTATTTTTAACGCGCATTCCGCCAAAACCTTCAACAATGCTCATCCAAGTTCCGGCCATAGATGTAATATGGCAACCTTCTTCTACCTCTTTATTATAGTCGTCAAGATCTAAACGTGAAGTTCTTAAGTAAAACTGATAAGCTTGATCCATGCGGTTTAATAAAGCAGCTTGAATGCTATGAACGCACGGAGATAAAGAAGACTCATGAACTGTAAATGGTTCATAAAAATCAAAGTGGCGCTCAAGTTCTTTAGTTGAAAAGTGATCCTCAAAAAAGTAAAATCCTTGAAGCGTATCGGCTTGTTTAATATAAGGCGAACGTAAAATCCTATCCCAAGACCAATGTTGATTAATTGGTCTCAGCTTTGGATCTAAATCACTTACCTTAATCATTTCTTTATCTAAAAACCCATCTTGCTGTAAGTAGACTTGATGTTCTTCAGAAAATGGAAAATACATTTTATCTGAAACCGATTTCATTTGAGTTAACTCAACTTCAGTTAATTTCGTTTTATGTAAAATTCTTGAAAATTCTTCAGGATAATTTTCTTTTAAAATTTCGAAATTTTCTAACATATAATCGATACACCATTTTGCCATATAATTAGTATAAAAATTATTATTAACATTATTTTCATACTCATTAGGTCCCGTAACACCTAGTATAACATATTGGTTTTTTTGTTGAGAAAAAGTGGCTCTTTGTTGCCAAAAACGAGCAATAGCAATTAAAACTTCCATTCCCATATCAACTATGTAAGAATAGTCGTTTGTAAAACGGTAGTAATTAAATATCGCAAACGCAATAGCGCCATTTCTGTGGATTTCTTCAAACGTAATCTCCCATTCATTGTGTGATTCTTCGCCATTCATGGTGACCATAGGATAAAGGGCAGCTCCATTTTCAAAACCTAACTTTTCTGCATTTTCTATAGCTTTATCTAAGTGCTTATAACGGTATTTTAACAAATTTTTTGCTACCTCTTGATTTTTAGTAGCCATGTAGAAAGGTAAGCAGTAGGCTTCTGTATCCCAGTAGGTACTACCGCCATATTTTTCGCCTGTAAAACCTTTAGGACCAATATTTAAGCGATGATCAGTTCCTGTGTAAGTTTGGTTAAGTTGAAAAATGTTAAATCTAATACCTTGCTGTGCTTTTACGTCTCCATCAATACTTATATCACTCATCTCCCAAATTGAAGACCAAGTTTCTTTTTGTTCTTGCAACAGCTGAAGGTAGCCAAGTTGGCTTGCGGTTTGTAGAGCTTGCTTGGCAGCAATAACCAACTGATCTTCAGCGTGATTTAAAGATGTTGTATATCCAGCAAATTTTTGTAGAGTAAAACAATCCTTAGCGTTAACCTTGGTTGTGTATTTTAAAGCAACTTTAGCATCAGTTTTAAATACTTCTGGAGAAAGTTCTATTTGTTCTTGATTAATCAATAAACGAGATTCCATAAATGTACACACCTGATAATTGGTTTTCATGGTGTGAGACCTTATAAAGGCTTGATGATTTTCGGTTTGACTACCTAATATATTCCAAAATTTATCGTCCCAATTAGAATCTTGGTTTGTGATTCCTGCATCAATATAAGGTGCATAAGAAATCTTGGCGGAAGCGTTTAGAGGAGTAATGTTATAATTAATAACGCCAACTTCATTATGAGATAAACTAAGAAAACGTGTAGCTTCAACTTTAATTTGAATGTCATTAGGAAGCGTGGCAATAAAGCTTCGTTTATGCCAGCCTTCTTTCATATTAAGTTCACGCTTATAGTCTTTAACTTCTTTACAAGTATTAAGATCAAATATTTCACCTTCAATAGTGATATGGATTCCTATAAAATTAGGCGCATTTAAAACCTTAGCAAAATATTCGGGATAGCCATTTTTCCACCAGCCAACACGTGTTTTATCTGGATAATAAATGCCACCTATGTAGCTCCCTTGAAAACTTGGGCCTGAGTAATCTTCTTCAAAATTAGCGCGTTGCCCCATAGCACCATTTCCTAAACTGAAAAGGCTTTCGGAAGACTTTACATTGGCTTTATCGAATCCGTTTTCAATAATAGACCACTCGTTTGGTGTGATATAATCTTGGTTCATTGTTTCTTTTATTTTATTGATTTAGGAGTTTTTCTAAAAAATTTTGACTGATTTCGGTGAAATCTGAAAATACATAATTGGCCTCGCCTAAAACAGGAGTTTTACCAATACCAACACTTAACATCTCGGCTGCATTTGCAGCCTGAACACCTGCTACTGAATCTTCAAATACAATACAGTTTTGAGGTTTACTGTTTAATTGTTTAGCTGCTGTTACAAAAACCTGTGGATCTGGCTTAGCTTTGGTTACGACAGTACCATCAACAATTGCATCGAAATAATGGGTTAAGTTAACCTGTTTTAAAATTCGCTTGGCATTTTTACTGGCTGATCCTAGAGCAATTGGAGTTCCTTTTGATTTTAAAAAATCTAAGGTCGGCTTAACTTCTGGCAAGATATCATCTTCAGTCATTTGATCAACAAAAGTTAGATACTCTGTGTTTTTTTGATGCATAAGTCTATCAAACTCATCTTGAGATAATTTTTTGTTACCCCATTGAAGTATTTTTTCAAGCGATTTAATTCGGCTTACGCCTTTAAGTTGTTCATTTTCTTGTTCAGTAAAATTTATATCGATAGAATTAGCAAGATTTTTCCAGGCAAGAAAATGAAACTTGGCAGTATCTACAATTACGCCATCGAGATCGAATATAATTGATGTTTTAGCCATGATTAGAATTTTGTTTTTTAGTTTGAATATCGTCTACATCTTTAACTTTTACAACTAGAAAGGCTGCTATTATCATACTTAAACCTGATAACATTAATGCAAATATTGCTTGATTTCCATAGGCGTATTTAACTAATGGTCCGCCAATAATTCCATTTAAAATTTGAGGTAAGACAATAAAAAAATTGAAAATACCCATGTAGACACCCATTTTTTTTGGATTTATAGCACCTGCAAGAATAGCATACGGCATGGATAAAATACTTGCCCAAGCAATACCTATTCCTATCATAGGTAAAATGAGCCAATTTTGATTGGGCATGACATAAATTGAAATGAAACTTAAACCGCCAATTAATAAAGCATAAAAATGTGTTTTTTTTCTACCGATTTTTTTCGCGATTTTTGGTAGATAAATAGCTACTGGAATTGATACTAGATTATAAACACCAAACAATATTCCAACCCAATCGCCAGCTTCATTAAATAATTCACTAGAAGAATCTGTGTGAGGAAGTCCATAAAAATGTTGTGCTAGTGCTGGTGTCGAAAACACCCACATTCCAAATAAAGCAAACCAGGAAAAAAATTGTACCCAGCTTAACTGCTTCATAGTAGGTGGCATTTTTACAAAATCGACAAAAATATCGCTAAGTTTTGCCTTCTCACTTTCAGCAAGACTTTTTTCAGGGTTTTGTTCATTTAATTTATTTTCAGC contains the following coding sequences:
- a CDS encoding glycoside hydrolase family 65 protein, with the protein product MNQDYITPNEWSIIENGFDKANVKSSESLFSLGNGAMGQRANFEEDYSGPSFQGSYIGGIYYPDKTRVGWWKNGYPEYFAKVLNAPNFIGIHITIEGEIFDLNTCKEVKDYKRELNMKEGWHKRSFIATLPNDIQIKVEATRFLSLSHNEVGVINYNITPLNASAKISYAPYIDAGITNQDSNWDDKFWNILGSQTENHQAFIRSHTMKTNYQVCTFMESRLLINQEQIELSPEVFKTDAKVALKYTTKVNAKDCFTLQKFAGYTTSLNHAEDQLVIAAKQALQTASQLGYLQLLQEQKETWSSIWEMSDISIDGDVKAQQGIRFNIFQLNQTYTGTDHRLNIGPKGFTGEKYGGSTYWDTEAYCLPFYMATKNQEVAKNLLKYRYKHLDKAIENAEKLGFENGAALYPMVTMNGEESHNEWEITFEEIHRNGAIAFAIFNYYRFTNDYSYIVDMGMEVLIAIARFWQQRATFSQQKNQYVILGVTGPNEYENNVNNNFYTNYMAKWCIDYMLENFEILKENYPEEFSRILHKTKLTEVELTQMKSVSDKMYFPFSEEHQVYLQQDGFLDKEMIKVSDLDPKLRPINQHWSWDRILRSPYIKQADTLQGFYFFEDHFSTKELERHFDFYEPFTVHESSLSPCVHSIQAALLNRMDQAYQFYLRTSRLDLDDYNKEVEEGCHITSMAGTWMSIVEGFGGMRVKNNLLHFAPKIPSQWDSYSFKVNFRNQILTVTVSKSDVDFKLKGSEQLQVVVNGKSRTIQSETVSA
- a CDS encoding glycoside hydrolase family 97 protein; amino-acid sequence: METIFISFLILITSVNIHAQNLSSPDTELQLKFELKKDGTPTYTLDYKGKTVIAESKLGLELVNDDTSLLNAFEITDISTSTFDETWSPVWGEQSSIRNHYNEMAVTLMQNSKDRYIIIRFRLFNEGLGFRYEFPKQEKLTYFVIKEEHTEFAMTDDHTAFWIPGDYDTQEYDYTTSKLSEINELFDEALTGNASQEQFSKTGVQTSLMMKTSNGLYINLHEAALKEYSLMNLNLDESTLTFKSWLTPDAIGNKAYLQAPAVSPWRTIMVSDDATDILASNMSLNLNEPNKIDDTSWIKPIKYMGVWWEMITGKSSWNYTDDLPSVKLGETDYTKAKPNGTHAANTAHVKEYIDFASKHGFDALLVEGWNEGWEDWFGHSKDYVFDFVTPYPDFDVVEIQNYAASKNIKMMMHHETSGAIRNYERHLDTAYQFMNKYGYTSVKSGYVGDIIPRGEHHYGQWAINHYLYAVKKAADYKIMVNAHEAVRPTGLRRTYPNLIGNESARGTEFQAFGGSKPNHVTILPFTRLIGGPMDYTPGIFEMDISKLNPNNNSHVNSTIANQLALYVTMYSPLQMAADLPENYKRFMDAFQFIKDVPVDWEESHYIEAEPGEYITVARKAKNTSSWFVGNVNGINPRKTSLKLDFLEDGKTYEAKIYTDAKNAHYKTNPQAYKIFTKEVNSKSTLKLKSASGGGFAISIIEK
- a CDS encoding alpha-amylase family glycosyl hydrolase, which codes for MKNIKFLSLLVCCSVLFLACNEAPKQDNQNQEKKSIIQPVSNEVLANSVIYEANIRQYSPEGTFDAFTKDIPQLKQLGVKVIWLMPVYPISMKNRKATGDLSIEDIKDPEEKKKYLGSYYAISDYTAVNSNYGTKKDFDELVNTAHENGMYVILDWVANHTGWDHEWIEQHPEYYHKDKDGNVTDPINPDTGESWGWTDVAHLNYENKELWKAMNAEMLYWVKEHNIDGFRCDVAGNVPTDYWNQIVPKLKAIKPVFMLAESEDKDLFYEAFDMGYNWEGHHIMNEIAQGKMNVSDWDNYMKKIDTTYQKDDYLMNFITNHDENSWNGTVKERLGNASETMLAFSYTLPGMPLIYSGQEYDMNKRLKFFEKDSIPKVKAKVWPVLEKLGKLKNTIDALDGAKEAANYQRIKTSKNKSILAFKRFKHNSELIFIANMSDEPKSFSVEINGEYKNAMTDKIISLNSEDLQDFEPWEYRILLKP
- a CDS encoding glycoside hydrolase family 13 protein, producing MEYKTRLAFLKFSFCCFFAFSLFSFQLKAQNLRVEPPNWWIGMKMNNIQLLVHAEEISTYEPKLNYDGVEITKIYTADSPNYLFIDLLISENASPGSIEIQFIKKGTKNLVFDFELQSREKPAEDFVGFNHTDAIYLITPDRFANGNTKNDVVNDMRETVVNRDNNYARHGGDIQGIINHLDYISDMGFTSIWSSPLLTNDMESSSYHGYAITDFYEVDPRFGSLKLYKELSQKASKKGIGLIMDMVANHCGSEHWWMHDLPFEDWLNFQDVYQSKKELPTSNHRRTTNQDPYASNLDSKIMHEGWFVPSMPDLNQKNPFLAKYIIQNSIWWVETLQLHGIRQDTYPYPNKEFMSNWAGAIMTEYPNFNIVGEEWSTDQLVVGYWQQGQNNNDGYNSNLRSVMDFPMQMKIVQALNEGNDGWGNGLVKIYETLANDFYYPRPKDVMIFPDNHDMDRIFTQLNQDIDKTKMAVGLILSLPRTPQIYYGTEILMENSDKPGDHGLIRTDFPGGWKGDFQNAFTRKNLSDNQLDFQRFLKTILNFRKTSEAILEGKMVHFAPFDGIYPIFRIHQNEVVAVFLNTNEESRSLDLSKFEELNVNGFQFQDVLENTSFNWTKQLQLKPGFSMFTTKE
- a CDS encoding MFS transporter is translated as MQKRKLSTLEIIYLSFGFLGIQMGFALQNGFASRILQTFGAEVHQLSWFWLIAPITGLIVQPLVGHYSDNTWTKLGRRKPYFLIGAILASIGLILLPQADLFIAFLPALWVGTGMLMIMDISFNISMEPFRALVADVLDKEQRTLGFSVQTILIGIGAVIGSWLPYVLSEYFGLSNRAIEGNVPVNLIWSFIIGAVVLLVSILVTITKTKEYSPEELKLITQAENKLNEQNPEKSLAESEKAKLSDIFVDFVKMPPTMKQLSWVQFFSWFALFGMWVFSTPALAQHFYGLPHTDSSSELFNEAGDWVGILFGVYNLVSIPVAIYLPKIAKKIGRKKTHFYALLIGGLSFISIYVMPNQNWLILPMIGIGIAWASILSMPYAILAGAINPKKMGVYMGIFNFFIVLPQILNGIIGGPLVKYAYGNQAIFALMLSGLSMIIAAFLVVKVKDVDDIQTKKQNSNHG
- the pfkA gene encoding 6-phosphofructokinase, with amino-acid sequence MNTKLNKIAVLTSGGDSPGMNAAIRAVVRNTTYQNLKCVGVYRGFQGLIENDFIDLDARSVKNIINRGGTFLKSARSKDFREAEGRKKAYQNLKNRDVDALVVIGGDGTFTGASIFSNEFDMPVIGIPGTIDNDINGTDFTIGYDTALNTVVEAIDKIRDTASSHDRLFLVEVMGRDAGDIALNSGVGAGAEEILIPEEDLGTDRLLESLRKSRTSGKTSSIVVVAEGDQIGKNITKLAGFIQNNLPEYEVKVTVLGHIQRGGSPSCYDRVLASRLGVAAVDALIDSKSNIMVGVSHKKIVHVPFEIAINGKKTIDNDLIRVADIVST
- the pgmB gene encoding beta-phosphoglucomutase — translated: MAKTSIIFDLDGVIVDTAKFHFLAWKNLANSIDINFTEQENEQLKGVSRIKSLEKILQWGNKKLSQDEFDRLMHQKNTEYLTFVDQMTEDDILPEVKPTLDFLKSKGTPIALGSASKNAKRILKQVNLTHYFDAIVDGTVVTKAKPDPQVFVTAAKQLNSKPQNCIVFEDSVAGVQAANAAEMLSVGIGKTPVLGEANYVFSDFTEISQNFLEKLLNQ